One part of the Mycolicibacterium aromaticivorans JS19b1 = JCM 16368 genome encodes these proteins:
- a CDS encoding ABC transporter substrate-binding protein, which translates to MRTTTRRLGVALAVCAALVAACSSSNNSGGGTTAPPKMEPLSALGKGEGQLNLIAWPGYAEDGSNDPKVDWVHPFEQKTGCKVNVKIGNTSDEMLQLMRTGQYDGVSASGDATLRLIYAGDVAPVNTKLVPNYETISAFLKDKPWNSVNGQMYGIPHGWGANLLMYNTDVVKGAPDSWGAVFPGAPEYKGKVTAYDSPIYIADAALYLSKTKPELGIKNPYSLTEDQLNAAVDLLKAQHGNIGEYWSDYTKAVQAFESGTSVIGTTWQVIANMITSDNKLKIATVLPKEGATGWSDTWMVSSKAKNPNCMYQWMDWITSPQVNAQVAEYFGEAPAQTKACEFTSDKTFCDTYHATDSAYAEKISYWTTPQKQCVDGSGDNCTAYNEWVDKWQQIKG; encoded by the coding sequence ATGAGAACCACCACCCGCCGCCTCGGCGTTGCGCTAGCCGTGTGCGCCGCACTGGTCGCAGCCTGTTCGAGTTCCAACAACTCCGGCGGCGGCACCACCGCACCGCCGAAGATGGAGCCGTTGTCGGCCCTCGGCAAGGGCGAAGGCCAACTGAACCTCATCGCCTGGCCCGGCTACGCCGAGGACGGGTCCAACGACCCCAAGGTCGACTGGGTGCACCCGTTCGAGCAGAAGACCGGCTGCAAGGTCAACGTCAAGATCGGCAACACCTCCGACGAGATGCTGCAGTTGATGCGCACCGGTCAATACGACGGCGTGTCGGCGTCCGGTGACGCCACGCTGCGCCTGATCTACGCAGGCGACGTCGCCCCGGTCAACACCAAGCTGGTGCCCAACTACGAGACCATCTCGGCGTTCCTCAAGGACAAGCCGTGGAACTCGGTGAACGGCCAGATGTATGGCATCCCGCACGGCTGGGGCGCGAACCTGCTGATGTACAACACCGATGTCGTCAAGGGCGCCCCGGACAGCTGGGGTGCGGTGTTCCCCGGCGCCCCGGAATACAAGGGCAAGGTCACCGCCTACGACTCCCCCATCTACATCGCCGACGCCGCGCTGTACCTGTCGAAGACGAAACCCGAACTCGGCATCAAGAATCCGTACTCCTTGACTGAGGACCAGCTCAATGCCGCGGTGGATCTACTAAAGGCGCAGCACGGCAACATCGGCGAATACTGGTCGGACTACACCAAGGCGGTGCAGGCCTTCGAGTCCGGCACCTCGGTGATCGGCACCACCTGGCAGGTGATTGCCAACATGATCACCTCCGACAACAAACTCAAGATCGCCACTGTGCTGCCCAAGGAAGGCGCGACCGGATGGTCGGACACCTGGATGGTCTCCTCCAAGGCCAAGAACCCCAATTGCATGTACCAGTGGATGGATTGGATCACCTCGCCACAGGTGAACGCCCAGGTGGCCGAGTACTTCGGTGAGGCCCCCGCGCAGACCAAAGCCTGCGAATTCACCAGCGACAAGACGTTCTGCGACACCTATCACGCCACCGATTCCGCCTATGCGGAGAAGATCAGCTACTGGACGACGCCGCAGAAGCAATGCGTGGACGGCAGCGGTGACAACTGCACGGCCTACAACGAGTGGGTCGACAAGTGGCAGCAGATCAAGGGCTGA
- a CDS encoding ABC transporter ATP-binding protein → MPTAPSRAPQIELRGVRKVFGEVTAVEGADLTVADGELFAILGPSGSGKTTVLRMIAGFEQPTAGTVHLGGTDVTALPPAKRDTNTVFQDYALFPHMTVAQNVEYGLKVKGVPKAERRERTAAALDMVRLSGHAARKPAQLSGGQQQRVALARALVGRPKVLLLDEPLGALDLKLREQMQVELKAIQREVGITFVIVTHDQDEALTLCDRLAVFNEGRIEQVGAAREVYENPANRFVADFVGTSNVVDGATAEALVGRPGTVAIRPERIAVLAPEETVPAGMRSVTAQIAEVVYAGPITWVAVDASGVGLTATLLSAEASTDLTHGATVVLAWPDSAVRSLSA, encoded by the coding sequence ATGCCGACCGCCCCCTCTCGCGCACCGCAGATCGAGTTGCGCGGGGTGCGAAAGGTGTTCGGCGAAGTGACCGCGGTGGAGGGCGCCGACCTGACCGTCGCCGACGGGGAACTGTTCGCGATTCTCGGTCCGTCCGGTTCGGGCAAGACCACTGTGCTGCGGATGATCGCGGGCTTCGAGCAGCCGACCGCAGGCACGGTTCACCTCGGTGGCACCGACGTCACCGCGTTGCCGCCGGCCAAGCGCGACACAAACACCGTTTTCCAGGACTACGCGCTGTTTCCGCACATGACGGTCGCCCAGAACGTGGAGTACGGCCTGAAGGTCAAGGGCGTGCCCAAAGCCGAACGCCGCGAGCGCACGGCAGCCGCGTTGGACATGGTGCGACTGTCCGGGCACGCGGCGCGCAAGCCCGCGCAGTTGTCGGGCGGCCAGCAACAGCGGGTCGCGCTGGCCCGCGCGCTGGTGGGCCGGCCCAAAGTGCTGCTGCTCGACGAGCCGCTCGGCGCGCTGGACCTCAAACTGCGCGAGCAGATGCAGGTGGAGCTCAAGGCGATTCAGCGCGAGGTCGGCATCACGTTCGTGATCGTCACTCACGATCAGGACGAAGCACTCACCCTCTGCGACCGGCTCGCGGTGTTCAACGAGGGCCGCATCGAACAGGTCGGCGCCGCGCGCGAGGTCTACGAGAACCCAGCCAACAGGTTCGTCGCCGACTTCGTCGGCACCTCCAATGTGGTCGACGGTGCGACCGCCGAAGCGCTGGTCGGCCGACCCGGCACCGTCGCGATCCGCCCGGAACGCATCGCCGTGCTGGCACCTGAGGAGACCGTCCCGGCCGGAATGCGCAGTGTCACAGCCCAAATCGCCGAAGTGGTGTACGCGGGACCGATCACCTGGGTGGCCGTCGACGCATCCGGGGTCGGTTTGACCGCAACCCTGCTGTCAGCCGAGGCATCCACCGACCTCACTCACGGTGCAACCGTCGTACTGGCCTGGCCAGACAGCGCCGTCCGATCCCTGTCCGCCTGA
- a CDS encoding DUF1906 domain-containing protein has protein sequence MFMSRRDVLKLAAVTPAALGLGTLASTLTTPVASAEPATAATGSLGVLLDYAAGVISASDLKASGAVGAIRYVSDRRPGGEWMLGKPIQLAEARDLYQAGLKIVSNYQFGKQDTADWLGGQQAGIIHAKRGWQLHTAAGGPVAAPIYVSIDDDPTADQYKTQIAPYLRAWESVLGHQRVGVYGNSKVIDWALQDGLGSWFWQHNWGSPEGYTHPAAHLHQVEIDKRKVAGVGVDLNNILKPQFGQWD, from the coding sequence GTGTTCATGTCGCGACGCGACGTCCTCAAACTGGCCGCCGTGACCCCGGCCGCCCTGGGTCTCGGGACGCTGGCGTCGACGCTCACGACACCCGTTGCGAGCGCCGAGCCGGCTACCGCCGCCACCGGGTCCCTGGGCGTACTGCTCGACTACGCGGCAGGCGTCATCAGCGCCAGCGATCTGAAGGCATCCGGTGCCGTCGGCGCCATCCGGTACGTCTCGGACCGGCGGCCGGGCGGGGAATGGATGCTGGGCAAGCCGATTCAGCTGGCCGAAGCCCGCGACCTGTATCAGGCCGGCCTGAAGATCGTGTCCAACTACCAGTTCGGCAAGCAGGACACGGCGGACTGGCTCGGCGGCCAGCAGGCCGGAATCATCCACGCCAAACGGGGCTGGCAGCTGCACACCGCCGCCGGAGGCCCGGTGGCAGCCCCGATCTACGTGTCGATCGACGACGACCCGACCGCGGATCAGTACAAAACACAGATCGCGCCGTACCTGAGGGCCTGGGAATCGGTGCTCGGACATCAGCGCGTCGGCGTGTACGGGAACTCCAAGGTCATCGACTGGGCCCTGCAGGACGGTCTCGGGTCCTGGTTCTGGCAGCACAACTGGGGCTCCCCGGAGGGCTACACCCACCCTGCCGCGCACCTGCATCAGGTCGAGATCGACAAGCGCAAGGTGGCGGGTGTGGGCGTCGACCTGAACAACATCCTCAAGCCGCAATTCGGCCAGTGGGACTGA